The nucleotide window CTCAAACAACTTACTTAGCAGTTGGAATCAGTTGAATCATCTCTTTCTTCTGATTACTTAACTGTGACCTCCTAAGAAAATGGTGTTTGCTCATCAAACTAAACAAGAATATTTGGTTGGGTTAGAGCAGCTAACAAAGTATTGATGCAGGAACTGCATAAGAATGGGTCTGTCTGCTTAATGCACTGAAaaagacaaagaaaaagaaagaatcttcaATCTACTTTGCTTTTGTAATTAACCAGATAAAGGTGCCAATACATTCTTATGCCCATGCTGTGTAAAGCCACTGCCACATAATAAACTGCTGCTGAAGCTGTCCAtcttaatttcagaaaatatataatattatgttGTTGACATATTTAAATGCAAGAAGTACATGCAAATGATTGTTCATGGATCATAATGCATGACAGTGAATTTAACTTTATGAAAGATTTCAGAACCATAAAAACACCATATTCTTGTAAATGATTGGGGAATTCAATGAATGTTTGACCTGCAAACACATTAAGTATTCGCAGCTTGCTTCCTACATCCATGAGACCACACAAAGGAGCTATAAACTGGATGATGCATAGAACAAGACACATGTTTTTACTTCGCAGAACTAATTGTTGGAATCATAACAGGGGATGGAAACATTCTTAGGCTAAACTTAGTGCACAACAGTATAAACCATAAGTAACAAGAGAAAATGAGGAGAAAAAGGCCTTTATATGTTTATTTAGGTGAAGCCTACTGTTCTTCCCTTCAAAGTGGTCTGTGAACCAGAACTCCCAACTTTAATTTAATTGGATCATCTTTAAGTCTTTTCTCTTTCTTGAGATCCTAAGATTGGACCTTTTAACATGTGAAAATCCATTAATACCatgtattattatcatttatttttgtttAAACAAACTGATATATGAGACTCAAAAAATGATGTATGAGTTCTCTAAAGTTACAGATGTACTTGCTGGGTGCAAACATTCTACAGTCATGAATCCTGATCGATTAGATTATACAGATGATATGATTATCAAGATAAACATTGATACTTTGCTACTACATCTATACAACTAAATTTTATTCCAGTTGACTTCCAATCTATGGTACTGAGATAAATCCTGTTTAATATAATGTTTACGTATGTTtatatcttttgattttgttcatgtttttgcatagtaaaaaatttataatagacTTGACAACCCTATGTTAATTATCTTTTATGATTGTCTTAGTCTTATAACAAGAAGTAGTGTACAATAATCATTCGATGATAAAATTACTCAAAAGTTGATCATCCAAGTAATCATTTTAATGGTTTTAGAATAGTACAATATCAACTAGCATATTATCTTGGAGCTTCTCATGTATCATATGGTTAGATGGGTCTATGAGATAGCAATAATGTCACATGGATACTCGTAATAACTTTTGATTACGACGAATCATCTTATATCCTTTTTCACATgactatttataatttatattatttatctatTTTCTGAAATATTTGCTTATAGGATATCAAGTTAAAtactttctttaatttttttataaatccttaagagattttaaaatattttggagAGGGAGATATATACTTAAGAGTATTTAGATAAAATTTTAGAAGACCTTTTAAGGACGTTAAAAGGTTCTTAAATTGATCTTTTCCGAATGAATATATAAAAATCtcatatgatttagataaaattaaCAAAATTCGTGACATAACTTTAAAATATTGAAAAGGCAAGAAATGTCATATTAGACAGGCCAATAAAACTTGGCAAGAAGAAAGATAGATTGAACTGCTATGCATCCATCTCACAAACCTCACCCATTCCACACGAGACAGTGGTTCTCTCAGTAAGCATCTCTGACACAAAGTAAATGCCACCTCTCCTCTAAGGAGATTTAGTTGTTCAGTATCTCAAATCTCTCTGCACTCACACACTCACTTTCGTGACACTGTTTCGATGTGGTATACACAGAGAGCATCTTACTCCATGAGCTTCTTCTAAAGCAATCATGACATGAGAGTCACAGCAGAGATTCCCACAGGCCCAGTCTGATTCATGATTGGAAGTAAGAATGGGTGATCAAAGATGAGGTTTCCTGCAATGATTCGAAACCAGTGGTGAATGCACAACAAAGCCACCCTTTTCCTtttcccctccccctcccctgGCCCAGTGCTTGACATTTATGGCCATGTTCTTGTTCATTTATTCTGGAGCTTCTGCACCCTGCCAGTGACTAAACCAAGGATTGAGCTGGCAAGCATGTTGATGGCAGCAGCCAAGCCGTCCATGGACTGCGTACCCATCACTGACTTCGACTCCTCAAGTTTGGCCTTCCTCCTCTCTATGCCTATGAGATCCTTGTGCCTCACCTCCTCCTGCTTCTCACCTGCTTGGAGTGCCTCTGCCATAATGGAAGCACATTTCATGATTGCAGAACTGAGCTCGAGGGTGTTGCTGCTGCTTCCTTCTCCTCTTTTCCTCTTTCTTTGCGGTGAGATTGGATGCTGACTATCTTCGGAATCTGAGCTATCACAGCATGCCAGAATACAGACCAATAGCAATGTGAAGGAAGAAAGATCACAATATGACCAAGCAGGTAGATTGCTAAAAGCATTAGCAGCAGAGGAAAGAGAGCTACAGACTTTTGAGTGATCAGCAACATTTTGATGCTCTCTGAAACAACTATTTACGCGAGACAGAGTGTCGAACCTGTGGTGGTCACCGGTCGAGCATGTAGTGGAGCTGGTGATCCTGCACCTGGGCCGCGTCTCCTCTTCTCTTCCATTGGTCTTCCAGGGGGGGCAGATGCAGCACCGCTCCTCTTCCTCTGCACTACCTCAGTTAAAGCTTCATATACCTCAGGCAAGACATTGGAGGGCAGATTCCTTTCCTTCCTATCGTTCTTCTCGAGGTTCCAATAAGATAAATCTGGGTTTCCTCCGACGCTCGAGCTCGTCTCGTATGCTCTGACCTTGTTGTAATCCCTCATGAGATTGTCCCACCTGTCGTTGCACTGGTTTTGGCTCCTGTAGCAGCCACGTCCCCAGCAGCGATCCTCCACCCATTTCCACCTCATCTCTTGCGGTCTACCGCTGCTGCCTCGAGGCAGCTCCTTCACCCTCTGCTCCCTCCTCTCGCAATCCATCTTCTTTGCCTGGATCAGAACCATCGTCTCGTCGAGCGTCCAGTTCCCTTTCCTGTACTCCCTACTTTTGTCTCCTCTTCCCACCACAACGAAAACATTCTTCTCCATCTCCTCGTGTCTTTTCGCTGTGAGGCTATGGATCGCATGCAGATGAAGCAGAAGAGCGCAGACAAAGGAACATAGGTTGGTGATCGCATGCAGATAAAATAACAAGCAGGAAGAGAAAGGAACACGGCTTATGGGTCTCACGGAGTCTTCAACCTCCAAGCCTCACTGGGAAGAGAGAAGATGACAAGAACATCAtaagaatatatacatatatatatatatatatatatatatatatttctgatgGCATTGGTGAAAGAAAAATTCTCACCGCCCACCGCATTACTGATGTAATAAAAACTGACAATAAATGATATCGCTGTTCCAATGTCTTACCTCATAATTGGGGATGCACCACAATCAATTAATTGTACTTGCATTGTCATGCGATGGAGGGAAGATGAAGTTACGCGATGCAACAGTGTCTTAGTAAGCAACGATGAGGAGGGTGAGAAGGTACTGAGATCTTACGATAGAACGTAGGCAAAGGGACAATCATAAAAGACGATGGCAATTATGATGATGAGATGGATTGTGGAAGAAGCAAACAGGCGATCATGACGAGTAAAATGCTAAAGATAGCGAcgctatgaaaataaaataaaaaggtccGTTCTGAGAATTTtctcatatatttttaattttgaaatgAATTTAGTAACCCTTTGTTTTAGCCATATAACGACTGCCACAAAAGGTTGCACGAAAATAACAGGCGATATATTCGTATCGGATATATCATTAACGCCAACCGCTGGTCTTGAAGGCGACCTGCAGATTGGACCACaaaccctccctccctctctcttctGGCAATCGCCTCAAAATTTCCCCCGAAACCCTCATTGTCCTCTCGCGGCAGATCCAGTCCGGCATTTCCCCTTGGGATGGCCTCCAACGGGAGCTCCGCGGTACGTTATTTCTGGATCTTGGTGTTTTCGGTCTCCGATTAGGGTTGTCGCTCGCTCCTTTTTTATCTATCTCACGCCCAAAAAACACCACATGTTTTTGGGGCTTTATTTTTTGGTCATTCCAGAGGGTTGAAAGCACTGAGAGCAGCTTGGAGAGGATCAAGCGCCAGCTTACGTCGGGATCGGGGAGGTACCTGCTGCAGGGCCCGCTTCTCAAACGATCGGAGACGGTGTGGCTCCTCGGATCTCTTGTTGTTCTTGAAATTCTTGTTTCAGTGCCATTTTCTGCTCTGTTTTGTTCGAAGTTGGAAATTTACGACACTTTGATGTTGTTTTTATATTCATCAGGTCGAATCTTGGATCCTATAttgttttcttgaacatttaGGGTTTTTGGAATTTTATACTTCATCTGGGAGAATGAGGCATTGCCTCCTTAATTCACGAGTTGTGGTAGTGCATGCTAGATATACAAACCTGATCAAGGAAAGGACATGGTAGAAAGCCTTAAAGACATCTTATGACCGTAACTTGTTCACATTTATACATGCTCTAGGACCTCACTATGCGTTGCGTAAGCCTGTTCTGTTGATATTACGTCCTCCTCAGTTGTTCTTGAAGGATTTTTGAGTGGCCTTCCCATTTTACTTAAAGATTTTATAGTTGTGTTCCTTGCAAATCTGCCAGGACCATCACATGCAGATTCTCCACAATCTGTTTTGTTGTTGTTATCAGTTGTTATGATGTCACCAGCTTCCTGTATTTGATATATTAACCTCTTTTGGAAATATACATAAGTGATGATGTTGAGAGAGCATTGTTTGGAATATTATACAATTGACGCAGGATATAAGTAGGAAGCTATAGAAATGTATTATCCTAGAGTTGAAGTGGCTACTGATAAAGTTCTTTGCTGTATCATGAGTACGCATGCCATTTACATAGTTACACATTGTAGCTTGTTGCACTAGAGAACAAGAATGCAAATATGTTCACAGATTGTGTTGGTATTCAGACCGAGTTGATTTGATTGGTATCGTAGTAACGTTCAAGTTCAATGGAGAAGTCACATTACTTTTGTGAATcacaaaaatatcaaatatacAACATTTGCTGCTTGGACTCAGGTATAACTGTAGTTTCTGGAAGTTGGTCAAGAATGACCGACTCAATCTGGAACAAACAGGTGAATGTAGAATTTAAGATACTCTAGATTTGATAAAAAATTCAATATATTGGTCTGCCATGCTGCAAAGGAAATTTATTACAGTTGTGTTTTATCATTTgaaatatatgtattaatatgTGCATCATAGAAGTTTGGAGTTGATTACCTATGTATTTAATGGGTTCTCAAGAACTCCTGTTGGTAAACACTCATGAAGTCTTCCAGATATGTGGGAAAAGCATGTTGCTTACACATTTGATGTTGAAAAAGGTGAACCCAATATATCCAGCCTTACCCCTTCAAATGAAACGGCTGTTTCTCTGACTTGAACTGTGCTCATTCAGGTCGCCAAGGTTCATCATTAGTGTTGCACTGAGGTGCATGTTCACTTAGACATTTAGTGTTgattttagtaaaaaaaatatagcTAAGTAAAATATCATACATATTAATTTATATGTGTATTCCATTTCATTTGTTTCATGTTACCTATTGACATTGTGAGTCTCAGATGTATTAATATGCAGTACATGACCAAAGGAATGGTGCTTACAAATTTAATGTTGTTTTTAGTAAAAGAATTCAGCTGTGATGAGGTAAAACGTGCTATATTTTGGTTTTATTTGTGTATCATATTCCACTGTTTCATATTACCTGTGAGGAAGTAAAATATGCTATAATTTGGTTTTATTTGTGTATCACAATCGACTACTTCATATTACCTATTGACGTTGTGAGTCACAGTTGTATTGACTGTTCTGTATGTATATAATTTCTTTTGAGCATTGAGTCTTTTGATTAAAGTTGAAATAATTCTCTCTTCTACCGCTCAGCTAAGGAAATGGAATGAGAGATGGGTTATCTTAGATCCAACAACTGGAAAGATGGAATACAAGTATGATAAAATGGCTTTTTTGAGGATAATTTTTTACTTTAGAACCACT belongs to Musa acuminata AAA Group cultivar baxijiao chromosome BXJ3-5, Cavendish_Baxijiao_AAA, whole genome shotgun sequence and includes:
- the LOC103983740 gene encoding trihelix transcription factor ASR3-like, with amino-acid sequence MEKNVFVVVGRGDKSREYRKGNWTLDETMVLIQAKKMDCERREQRVKELPRGSSGRPQEMRWKWVEDRCWGRGCYRSQNQCNDRWDNLMRDYNKVRAYETSSSVGGNPDLSYWNLEKNDRKERNLPSNVLPEVYEALTEVVQRKRSGAASAPPGRPMEEKRRRGPGAGSPAPLHARPVTTTDSEDSQHPISPQRKRKRGEGSSSNTLELSSAIMKCASIMAEALQAGEKQEEVRHKDLIGIERRKAKLEESKSVMGTQSMDGLAAAINMLASSILGLVTGRVQKLQNK